Within the Gloeobacter kilaueensis JS1 genome, the region GACCCATACTGCGGGTCGTCTCCGCTCCCAGGTAGACACGGATGCTCAGAAAATCGGTGGGGCAGGCGGTTTCACACCGCTTGCAACCGACGCAATCTTCTGTCCGTGGCGAGGCAGCGATCGTACCCGCCTTGTTGCCGTCCCAGGGAACCATCTCCAGGACGTCGAGGGGACAGGCACGGACGCACTGGGTGCAGCCGATGCAGGTGTCGTAGATTTTGACAGCGTGCGACATGGGACGCTCCGATTTGGCCTTGCGGCAGACACTTATGAGGCAGTGTAGCCCCTCGCCGCCAAAGTTGCCGAATTCACCGAGCGCTTGTTAGAGAACTTAATGAAGAGTCGTGTTGAGGGGGGTGCGCTTCTTAAAAGGCAACAGCGGGCGGCCACTCAAGCTCTGCCAGTACAGGCCGCCTACCAGGGCGATAAAGAGGGCGTAGCCCACCAGTTGCACCAGATAAAAGTGCTCGGTATAGCCAAAAAGAGCGTTCAAGAGGGCACCGGGAAAGCGATTTTCAGGCAACACCCGCGAGCCGTCCCAGATCCCAGGACCAAGAATGCAGGAGGCATTGCGGCTGAAGCGCTCGCTAAAAAAGCACAGTTGCTCGGAGGCGCGGTCGATCTGGGCAAAGGCGTGCAGGGCGGCATCGAAGTGGGCGAGGGCGGCGACCACCAGCCCGGCGACGATCAGCAGCAGCA harbors:
- the psaC gene encoding photosystem I iron-sulfur center protein PsaC is translated as MSHAVKIYDTCIGCTQCVRACPLDVLEMVPWDGNKAGTIAASPRTEDCVGCKRCETACPTDFLSIRVYLGAETTRSMGLAY